In the Silene latifolia isolate original U9 population chromosome 1, ASM4854445v1, whole genome shotgun sequence genome, ttttttttttaatgggtttgaggcccgaagtttgactcgacatttggaaaGAGTTTTGACTCACTTTGTGCTATTTAGGCCATTTCTCGAAAacatttacattttgaaaagttTTTTTNNNNNNNNNNNNNNNNNNNNNNNNNNNNNNNNNNNNNNNNNNNNNNNNNNNNNNNNNNNNNNNNNNNNNNNNNNNNNNNNNNNNNNNNNNNNNNNNNNNNNNNNNNNNNNNNNNNNNNNNNNNNNNNNNNNNNNNNNNNNNNNNNNNNNNNNNNNNNNNNNNNNNNNNNNNNNNNNNNNNNNNNNNNNNNNNNNNNNNNNNNNNNNNNNNNNNNNNNNNNNNNNNNNNNNNNNNNNNNNNNNNNNNNNNNNNNNNNNNNNNNNNNNNNNNNNNNNNNNNNNNNNNNNNNNNNNNNNNNNNNNNNNNNNNNNNNNNNNNNNNNNNNNNNNNNNNNNNNNNNNNNNNNNNNNNNNNNNNNNNNNNNNNNNNNNNNNNNNNNNNNNNNNNNNNNNNNNNNNNNNNNNNNNNNNNNNNNNNNNNNNNNNNNNNNNNNNNNNNNNNNNNNNNNNNNNNNNNNNNNNNNNNNNNNNNNNNNNNNNNNNNNNNNNNNNNNNNNNNTAATTAGTACTGTATGTATTATCTtctgttatttatttattattcttgtttaATTTAATGGATTTACATTTGTTGGTATTTATTTATTCCCCTTCATTATGAAAGTTGTTCTTCTGTATTTGATGTTGTTTGTATATAATAATTGGAACAGATGCAAAACGGCTCATTGGTAGGAGATTTAATGATGAAATGGTACAGAAGGACATGAAGTTGTGGCCATTTAAGGTCATTGCTGGTCCTGATTACGGTCAAGATAAGAAACCACTTGTAATGGTAACCTACATGGGAGAAGAGAAGCAATTCACTGCTGAGGAGATATCTGCTATGATTCTCATGAAAATGAAGGATACCGCCGAAGCGTATCTAGGCATGCCAGTTAACAATGCTGTTGTTACAGTTCCTGCCTACTTCAATGACTCTCAGCGCCAAGCAACAAAAGATGCTGCTGCCATTGCGTCTCTCAACGTGGTGCGCATCATTAATGAACCCACCGCAGCTGCCATTGCCTATGGTCTAGACAAGAAGGGATTATTAGAGAGTGACAATTCCAAAAAGAACGTGTTGGTCTTTGATCTTGGCGGTGGGACTTTTGATGTCTCTTTGGTCTCTATTCAAAAGGATATCTTTGAAGTGAAGGCAGTGGGTGGGGATGCCCACCTCGGCGGTAATGATTTTGATAATAGAATGGTTAATCACTTTGTAGAAGAGTTCCAGAGAAAGCACAATATAGATTTGAGTCAGAATCCTAGGGCTCTCGGACGATTGAAGGCAGCTTGTGAAAGAGCCAAAAGAGCCCTCTCAACAACAGCACAAACAACTATTGAACTCGATTGCCTTTCTGGTGGAATTGATTTTAGCTCAATTGTAACTCGTGCTCGttttgataagttgaatgttgaTTTGTTTAAGAAGTGCATTGACCCCATTCAGCAATGTTTGAGTGATGCTGATATCAGCAGGAATGATGTTCATGATATCGTCCTTGTTGGTGGTTCGACTCGCATACCCAAAGTCCAGCAGTTGTTGCAGGACTTCTTTGATGGAAAGGAGCTCTCAAGAAGCATCAATCCCGATGAGGCTGTTGCATATGGGGCTGCAGTCCACGCTGGGATATTATGTGGTGCAACCAGCAAAGGTATGGTTCTTGTGGATGTTACTCCCTTATCCCTTGGTGTTGAGGTGGGTTCCGGGGAACATGTCTGTCGTTATCCCGAGAAATACAACTATTCCAACGAGACAAGAGCGTATCTATGGAGCCTTGCATACTAAGAAGCGTATGTATGGAGGTACTGATAACGACTGTCGGGCATCTGTTTTGGAAATCCTTGTCTATGAGGGTGAGAGACTTAAAGCCCAAGACAACAATTTTCTGGGAGTCTTTGAGCTTTCTGGCATTGCCCCGTCTAATAATGGATCTTCTAGCTTGATTAATGTTTGTTTCGAGATCGACGATAATGGGATTTTGAATGTATCAGCGGAGGACATCAGCTCTGGCAACAGGAGTGAAATTAGGATCACCAACCGCAGTAGGCTTACAAAGACCGAGATGGATAGAATGACGAATGAGGCGGAAGAGTACAAAGCACAAGACAAAAAACATGAGGAAATGGTGAAAGCCAAGAACACATTAGAAGACTATGCCAATGACATGTGGGAAAAGCTTAACAATTATGGGAAGAAGATTGGAGCTAATGACAAGAAGACGATAATGGATGCAATACAACAGATATTTGAGTGGTTAGATTGGAACTCTGACCAAGTCCTTGATGCAAGAAAATATGTGGAGAAGCTAGAAGAGATTGAATTATTATGCAAGCCTTTTACTTCTAAGATGAGCTGAATTATTATGCAAGCCTTTTGATGCAGGTCAACTCCTCTTCCAACACTTATCTATGGATATTAAAATTTAGAAGTTGTTAATCTTCCGATTTTATTAGTTGCAACAAGCCGCATGTTAATCGGTTCATTTGTGACACTATTTGTTTTTGACAAAATGACAATCCTGAAATTATTAAGGGAGCttactttttcttttgttataaAGTCTTGTGTAAGACCGTGTCTACAATGATTGTATTTTAACTTCGTTTGTTAGATTAGTGTTAAGTCAGTCATCATAAATGGATCTAAAAGTAATTTAATTACGATAGTAGAATAGTTTATCTAACATACTCCAAACATAAATTTTCATTGAAGACTGACActattcgtcacaagctgaaaacgGATAATGCCCCTTTCACAATATACAAGTGGCAATATCCATGGGGTGCTCCATTTTCCCCCACTTGCCTTATTGTGaaagggacactatccgtcacaagcttgtgacggatagtgtccgtcacaagcaagacgctttgtactCCAAATATCTCTATTTATAAAGtaaatttcataattaaatttcaTTCAAACGGAGTTATTACAATGGTAAAATCGTTAAATTCTCAAATATATCTGTCTAAAAAACTGTGCATTTGCACGGATCCGTACTAGTTTTAAATAATGTAGTTAATTTGTTACCATAATCGAGTTAATTATATTTAAGAAAGTATTTTTTTCTCCTTAATTAGTATTTTTTTCATTTATAAAACTAGTTTGTTAATTATTATAGTTAGTTTAGTATGTACTCATTAATTAGTTTGGTCATTTTTCGTTTTTTTGTAGTTGATATgtgttatttttctttttttttaaaaaaaaaaaaattaatttacaaGTATTAAATACTACTCCCTCTGGCTTTTATTTTTCTTCccgtttctctaatatatgtgaggagtattataatgaaatgggaagaaaacagcaagccggagggagtacattaataaaaatgtacaataatttataaattatattttcctAAATATTAGTCCTAATTTTCGGCCTAATTGGTTTTCCGTAAGAGAGGATAtatgaatttgaaattttaattgaATCATAATCACATAATGTTTTGTTTGGAAAATTCTCACTTTTACCCCTCTTATATAAGCTAATTTCATTTGTAACCCTACTTTTTAGAAAAACTCACTTGTATCCTCCAACTTCCTAGTGGAGAATCGTGTAAGGTGTCAAGCAAGCATGTTTCAAGGTGTCTTGCATAAGTTAGAAGCAAGACAAGTATTCAACAATTTAACCAACAAACAAGGATTATCCCTTAATCTCATTCATATAGTAGGGTCACTATTCACTATTTATTGTGctaaacacaacaacaacaacaacaacaacaacaacaacaacaacaacaacaacaacaacaacaacaacaacaacaacaacaacaacaacaacaacaacaacaacaacaacaaagtaaTCTAAAAAAGACATAATGAATTAAAGCAAGCAATAACAaaggattaaagggaaatgagaATGATACCAACTAGTGAAGCAAAGATGAACATAAACAAAAGGAAGATCCTTAAATAAAGATGAAAACTTGTCACttaatcttcaaatacatacccaagaaaTTCAAGATGTAAACTATTGAAAAGTAAATTGAAAGACTAATTATTAAAAGATTAATCTAATTTGTAGAAAGATTAAGGGCTTGCCTGGAATCAATGAAATAATTCGAGGGTAAATTTTAATTGAGTGATAATTACCGGAGAAGTTAATTACTTGGGTAATGAGTTCATTGATAATAGGTTTGGCATAAGggtactcccttaatcattacccgGGGGGAGGatgggtaatgtattaccctttCATGAGGTTAATAGATtcaggaggtgaataattactctcatgCCAAACATGTAAAATGCACCTTACCTGTTACTCCCATATTCATTCCCCTCCTTTTACCTTCAATCCAAGCAATCCCTAAGGGCTTGCCTGAAATCCATGGAATAATCATGGGGTAAATTTTAACTGGGCGATAATTACTGGGGAAGTTAATTACTTGAGTAATGAGTTCCTTCAAGATAGGTTTGGCATATGAGTAATGATTACTGACTAgatgttttactcccttaatcatttttttttttatgacgaggggttaaatccccccgggtccatgcattcccgcaccaccacatggaccatgtaagccacccccttcggggactgcagtggccaagtgatcatcgccccaactggtagtcgaacccgagacctctcaactcctgcacttctgcaagcttcaaggtttatactcccttaatcattacccagggggaagggtgggtaatgtattaccccttcATGAGGGTAATAGATTCGGGAGGAGAATAATTACCCTCATACCAAACATAGAAAACGTACCTTACATATCACTCCCCTATTCATTCCCCCcttttaccctcaatccaagcaagccctaaaGAGTAATATAAGAATTAGATCTAAACTAAGGAGAGATTATCTAAATAAGGAGGCTAGATCTATTCTAGTGCGAATTTCAATACCTTTTCATAAAGGGATTGTAGTGCCAATTCGGTTAACCTGAATCATTTCTCTATGTCATAAAGGGATTGTAGTGCgaatttcaattctttttttttctgggCCCAGTCGACCTAAAAATCATGGATATAAACCTTCAAAATAGCAGTTTTTGACGATCTTCCGAATAAGAAATATGTTTTGCTGAATTCAAATATATCGGGCCTTTATGCTTTTAAATGAATATCAGATGTTCAGATCCTTTTTAAAACAACATATATTGGAGATTATGACTTGTTTCATCTATTACCAACACGATTCGAAAAATAGACCTAAGGTTTCTAAATGACTATTTCAAGCCATTTGTCAATCCATCCAATTGTTCAATGACCATAAACATGAACTTTGATttagctcagaaaaaatatatataagctcggattcttataccttaGTTGTGCAATGTTTAtgatacaactggatgtataatccttttTGTGTTTCTTAAGCTCGTACTCCATTATCTATCTTTAGTGCCATTGAACAAAACAAAATGTCACATTATAGTTCAAAGATAATTGTCATTAGAGTTCCATTGAGGTCTAGGTATTGGTATAGAAGGAGTTaacctgatttttttttttttttttttttgaaaatggttATTTGAAATTTCTTTTATGCACAAATTATCAATGGGTTATATATGAGGGCAAGAATTATTGTtgaattatttatttgttttttgattttttattttcgaTAGAGGCTAAGTGTTTATCACCAAGTCTGTTAATCTTGATTTCTGTTAAATTTAACAACGGGCCTGAGCCGCACCCAAACGGAAACACTCCCCCTCACATGTGCTTTGGGTTTCTTCACAGTTTCGTATACTTTTAGTTATCCCAAAGTTTGAACTGATGTAGGCTTAAGAATGCGCATTCCCAATTCATGAGGAAATGTGAATAATTCTCCATTGATGAAACCTTATTACTATAATTGAAGTGTTAAAAAGAGACGAATAAGTCTCCATTGATGAAAATTAGGACAGCAGTTCAAAGTTTGGTGACGGATGCGTAGATTAATATTTCTTTACAGAGCTAGTTTAATTGCAGATTAATATGTCGGTGGACAAAATCGGATCCTAATTTTCAAGGACCCTCACCACATAACACCCACATCCACCCCTAAAAAAACCCACCcgaagagcatccgcaaaggtggggaGGTGCCTCCCCATATGTCCTCTCTCTTCTCATATGGGGCTCCTCATTGTTGCACAAAGCTCCCCAACATTTGGGGTTCCACTGTTTTTAGAGGAGCTCCCCAAAAAAAAAGCAAggcaatttgtgttacttttgggaaggttcccaaatttttgtgtgtgaattggggaaccccattgttgcataaatgtaattatgaaatggggaggataaatggaaaagttagtggaaaatgaggtggacgaataagaaaaggaaagagaagataTGGGGAGTCTCACCTTTGCGGATGTTCTAAGCACCAAAATCCCCTTCCCCCTTCCCCACTCCCATAAACACCAACACCAGATCTTGTATATAGGGGATACTCAAGGACCCATATTTGAAATGGCTTGCACCCAAAATTTACGAAATGAAATGGCCCTCCAACAAACCCACCTGAAACGAGAAATATAGCAAATCACTCCCATAAATAGAGGTGGTAATTATTGTCACgacccgaaaacacgacacgaacccgacacgaaattagcgGGTTAGGGTTAAGAGGTTATGACCCATTTAACTAATTGGGTTTACACGACAtgaaacttaaatgggtcgggttagggttgagctctTTTGACACAAACTcgacacgaataacccatttatttaaaagTGTTATAATGTATTTGGGTTTAATCAATAACCCAACCAAACAATTTAAAAATATGCATTTTCATTATCCTTTTTCGGATAGTAGGGCTATAAAgcttaatttattttattagtttattgggttaaacgggttaagtgggttaaaaatgacctgctaaaagataaatgggttaaataAGTCGGATttggttatagaaaaattaaatgggttgggttagggttgagacaagtgacccgtttatgtaattgggtcgggttaggtTGAGATAGTTGTTACCCGTTTAAAATTGACACGAACACAatacgacccgatctgtttgccaggtctacgcATAAGTTTAATATTTGCATAATTAAGCTCTTTAACTTATAAATATAGCAAATCAACCCCAAAAATTTCCCTTAATGCGTAGTCAACCAAATATCTTATTTTTAGAAATGAAATTGGCTTCACTAAATATTTTACAATTTGAAAGTCAAGATCAAATATAAATTGtgtgaaattcaaaattattaGAAAGGATGTTCAaatatttttgtttttataattCTTTTTTGAGTAAATTATCGATTACACGCACACTTAATCCACTTTTTACATTTACTCTCACgtcaatttttttaattaaattacatgcACCCAACTTAATATCTCATGTTATAATTTGCACCCAAAGCCATTTTTAGATAAAAAAATTTATGAAGTGACGAAATTGCCCCCGCATTTATAACTATCACTCAAATTGTGACTCTTCCTTCATTTACTTCACTTCTTTCACCCGTTTAACCTAATTTCATCAAAATATTTCCCCAAAAAATTCCCCCAAAATTCTGCAACAATCCAAGTTAAACCTTAATTATTGATCGATTGTTCATCCATCACCATCTATCACTTTAATAATTGATGTAAGTTGTCCTTCTATCTCTTCTTTCGAATTTGTTTGTAAGTTATTGTTTGATTTCTGTTAATTTGGAAATGTCGTGAAATTGATTATATTATTCATTGCTCTGAAATTGTTCCATTGTTTTTTACCTTAAATTGTGGGTTTATAATTGATGGCCATTGAATTAGGTTAAAATTGGGGAATGAATGAGAGAGAATGATGAAGACGGGAATGAATGAGGAGAAGGATGAACAATATGCTTTACAAAGGAAGGAATAAGGGCAAAATCGTCATAAATTAAATGTTTAAaccaaaaaatttgaaatttgatggAAATTGGGCCTGAATCCAATATTGGGTGCAAATTATAACCTGAGATATTAATTTTggtgtaatttaataaaaaaaattgacgtgggagtaaatgtacAAAAGTGGATTAAGCGTGGATGTAATCGATAATTTActcttcttttttatttttttggttaaGAAATATTCAATTATTCACAATATGTGAATTTTTAGTACAGCTAAAATGAGAAATTACATAAccaaatttttatttaaattaaatttggTTTACATTTTTCGTTGAATGTGTAGAAATATATTGGatttatttttatatagatatatataaaatggtatttataatttaaaataatacCTTAAGTTCTAGTTAAAAAAAAGGTTGACAATTCGATTTGTGCTTAGGTGTTGTTTGGCCTTGCTAGTGTAAATTAGTTTTTCCTTTTTAAAAGAAGTTTATTCACAAGCTAGTTTTGGCAAAAGTTTTGgttgtttggccatacttttgtaaTAATGATTTCTTATAAAATTTGTGTGTGTTTGGCCTTACTTTTCAAAGTGTTTTTGGACTTAAAAATACTTTTTGGCCAAACATATCATAAATATAAAAGTTAATAGTACATTCTCAAAAGCTCAAATACCATGTTTTTGCTCATAAAAATAGAAGCATCAATTTGATGTTTCCGTTTCTTGAAAATTATTTTTGAAAAATGAAGCTTAAAAAATAGAAACTCAAATATGCTCTttatatgtttggcctaactactctcatccattttttttttgctttctcCATTAACCATATTATTTATAGATTCATCATTTGAATAAAAATAAACGTTTAAAAAATTTATTTAATCACTCGACAATTATACTAAAACAATATAATTACCCttcaatttataattttatacacCCTTGCCAAACTAAAATTATGGCAACAAATATTGTGAGAGGGAAGAAGCAAAtcaaaattattattttacaCATCCGGGTACTTTGACGGTGTATGTGAGAGAATATAAGTAAACATTATACATAGAAGAGAAAAAGTGTAGGAACAAAATATAGGAACAAAATATATAAAGAAGTAATGGTttcataaataaaaatattgaTTTTTGGCACTTTATGTAAAAAGTAGAAGAAGTAGAAAATATTTACTTCTACTTTGGGGGGTCAATAATTAGAATCTCATTTTccttttaaaaatagtttaaaaacTCTATAATTTAGGGTGTTTGACCTAATTACTACTTTTTCCGTTACAAAAAACACTTCTAAAATTTAGCCAAAcagtacctttttttttttttttttttttgataaaatgtaagtatatatcaaaagaGAAAGGTCACCATACAATGGGATCGGGACACTCATCGAGACAACGAAATGTCAGGCCCATATTACAACGTACCGCCAAAATTGGCGGCCCAACAAAACATAAACAAACACAAACCTAAAAAAAGAGGAAATCATCTTCATCTCCCCCAAAACCAATTTCGATCAACCCAGAAAATCAGACGCCATTAATCAGGAGCTCTTGAACCCAGTTTTCATCCCTCCTACTCAGGTTCCTTCGATCTAAACCTCGGATTCTCAATTGCAGCTCTTCTATAAGCAGTCTCGCAAGCCTGTGTGGTCGGATTAGCATTAGATCATACCTGCATCTATTCCTTTGGTGCCATACGTAATAGATACATGCATTAATCGCAGCATCAAGGATTCCCTGTTGAACCTGAGAGCCTTGTCTCCCTTGTCGCCAATGGACCCAGTTGGTAGCAGGGAAGTTGATTCCCAGCCATCCTCTTATTTGAAGAACAAGTATCTTGCTATATGGACAATCGAAGAAGAGATGTTCCATTGTCTCCTCCGATCCTCCGCAAATGCAGCAGGTATCATCATCACTGATTCCTAATTTATAAAATTTGCTTTTTGTGTTcatatttccatgatgataaatCCAAGCAATGAAGCCATGTTTAGGGACAGTCCACACATTCCATACAAATCCCGACCACGAAACATCCGGCGATTTTACTCGCAGGAACTCATAGCCTTTAGAAATCGTGTATCTATTAGCATAGGAATCCCAGAGTTGTTGCTGGTATGCTAGTTGAAGATCCCCTTTCACTCGACAGATCTTTCTCCAGTACCAGGAGGAATTAGCGCTTGGAGAGTAGTCATGCCAAGTTAGCCCCTTTAGGTAGATGTTACTTACCCATTTGACCCATAACATGTCTGGTTTAGTGTAAATCCACCAAACCAGTTTGCCAACAGCTGCCTTGTTCCATAGAATGTCTTGTTTCAGGCCAAGACCTCCCTCTTTTTTTGGCCGACACACTTTATCCCAAGCAACCAAGGGTGACCTTAGGTAATCAACTCCCCCATCCCATAAGAAGTTTCTACAAATTTGTTCAATGGAAGTAATGATTCCAGATGGAAGGATGAACATTTGCCCCCAATAGTTATGCAAAGTCTTAAGCACGGCCCTGACTAGAACCAACCTACCTGCATAAGATAATTTCCACGGCTCCTGTGGTTCGGATTCTAGCCACAATCTTATCAATGAGAGGTTTGCAGATCCCGAGCATTAAGTCTGGTAGTCTTAATAGGCACCCCTAGGTACCTGAAAGGGAGCTTACCTTCAATTAGCCCGAGACCCCGAGAAGAAAGTCAGACTTTAAAGGATCTTTCACCCCATTAAAAAACACATTAGACTTTCCTTTACTCATCTTGAGTCCTGAAGTAGCTGAAAAAGTTGAGAAAGTCCTGATAATAGTCATCATTGATATAGCATCTCCTTTACTAAAGAGCAAAAGATCGTCTGCAAACATAAGATGAGCAAGCCTCATAGGTGAACATAGAGGATGGAATTTGAAACCCATTGTAGTAGTAGTTGTCAACAACAATCTTGATAGGTACTCCATACATATGGTAAACAACAAGGGAGAAAGGGGATCCCCCTGTCTCAATCCTCTTTGACCCTTGAAAAAGCCAAACGTATTTCCATTTAGATTAAGGGAATAGGTAGCAGTAGTGACACACTGCATCACCCACCCTCTGAATGAACCTGGAAATTTAAGAGCCTGCATCATTTGGTCAAGGAAGTCCCATTCTATAGTGTCATAAGCTTTTTGAAGATCCATCTTGATTAGGCATCTAGGAGCCACTGCCTGCTTCTCATACATTCTCATTAGATCCTGACAGATTAGAATGTTTTCCATAATGCTTCTTCCCTGAATAAAGCCTCCTTGATTTTGAGAAATGATATCAGGTAAAACAAGGGCTAGCCTATTGCACATCAGTTTTGAGATGCATTTGTATAGTACATTGCAACAGGCTATAGGTCTATACTCAAGGACAGTAGTGGGGCTTGGCACTTTAGGGATGAGAGTGATAAGGGTAGTGTTCAGCTGTTTAAGAAGCAAACCTGACTGGAAGAAATCAGAGATAGCATTACAAATCCCATCTCCCACTATCTCCCAGGAATCCTTAAAAAACTGACTAGAATACCCATCCGGTCCCGGAGCCTTGTCATTAGGAATACTGAACATGACCTCTTTTATCTCTTGATGTGTAATAGGGCTTAAGAGCTTCTGACAATGGGCCTCCGTACACATCTTACCTTTCTGAACCACTGAATGATTAACCTGAAGAATCTGACTTTTGGACCCTAAGAGCATATTGTAATATTCTAGGAATGCCATTTGAATACCATCTTCATCAGTATGCAGCCTAGCATTGTGATCCTTAATCTGATAGATAGAGTTTTTCTTTCTCCTAGACTTGATGAACCCATGAAAATAAGAAGAGTTAGTGTCTCCCTCAGTCATCCAGTGAGCTTTGGCTTTCTGCTGTAAAAATTTCAGTTTGGCTTCATGTAGGAAAAGAAAACGTTTATGTGTTTCATATTCCTTCTTAATTAGAACTGCATCTCCTGGGGAGTGATGCAGCAGCTGTTGGATGTGAGTCAAACTCACCTCAGCTAAGTCTGATTGTTTCTCCACATCACTAAATTGAGACCTATTGAGTTGCTTAAGCGTAGGCTTCAGCAATTTGAGTTTCCTGACCACCCCATACATATGTGTCCCTCTGATGTTTTGAGACCAACAAGCTGTGACACATTCTTGAAAACCAGGTGCCTtactccacatattaaaatatttgaagGGTCTTTTGCGAGGCTGGGTAGTAGCAGCTGTAACTATGCAAGGAGTGTGGTCAAAAAGACCTTCAGGAAGAAAATTAGCATAGTATTTAGAGAACTGGACAGACCATTCATGGTTAATAAACATACGGTCTAGTCTACTGTACACCCTTGTTTCCGGGGCCTGTTTGTTATTCCATGTGTAGAAAGCTCCAGTAGAGGGCATATCACACAAATTGCAATCCTCAATGCACTGTTGGAAAGGCTCTGCTTCAGAATGAGAGACATGCCCTCCTAATCTCTCATGTGACTGTGTCACACAGTTAAAGTCTCCCCCAATTGACCAGGGCCCACAGACCTGCATAGTAATCCTTCTAAGACTAGTCCATAGCTCCTCTCTCTCTTTATCTCCATTGAAAGCATAAACTAGAGtatgatgaaatttttgatgAGTGGACTTATCAGTGACCAAGAAATGCAAAAACTGGGCATTGTACTCTAAGGTTAAGATATCCACCATTGTGGGGTTCCACAAAAGCCAAATTCTGCCCCCCTTATGGTAACCTGAATTGGTGGTCACACACCAATCCTTAAAGACATTATTAACGGTTTTATTGAGTTTCTGAGATTGTATTTTTGTTTCAAGAAGACCAAAAAAACCAACGTTATTCGAATGAAGAAATCTATTAACAAATTGTTGCTTCCCCTCCCTATTCATCCCCCTCACATTCCAGAATCCAAATTTAATCATGGGGTAAGGTTGATAGGAGCAATACCATTTATATCTACTCCTGCTCTAGGAGAACTGGTTCCACTCAATACCTCCTTGTTAGTAGGAGATATTTGTTGGTCAAAGTTATCCAGTAGCTGTCTTGTAACCCTCAA is a window encoding:
- the LOC141649422 gene encoding uncharacterized protein LOC141649422 produces the protein MLGICKPLIDKIVARIRTTGAVEIILCRNFLWDGGVDYLRSPLVAWDKVCRPKKEGGLGLKQDILWNKAAVGKLVWWIYTKPDMLWVKWVSNIYLKGLTWHDYSPSANSSWYWRKICRVKGDLQLAYQQQLWDSYANRYTISKGYEFLRVKSPDVSWSGFVWNVWTVPKHGFIAWIYHHGNMNTKSKFYKLGISDDDTCCICGGSEETMEHLFFDCPYSKILVLQIRGWLGINFPATNWVHWRQGRQGSQVQQGILDAAINACIYYVWHQRNRCRYDLMLIRPHRLARLLIEELQLRIRGLDRRNLSRRDENWVQELLINGV